A genomic region of Rhipicephalus sanguineus isolate Rsan-2018 chromosome 3, BIME_Rsan_1.4, whole genome shotgun sequence contains the following coding sequences:
- the LOC119385685 gene encoding uncharacterized protein LOC119385685 translates to MTSAERLQKVRGTVRASVSRNITLLTGLLQDPDTEAREVNRQVAVLKAKEIELRQIDKDVLDLTEDEAIEAEVEGATDYHDKILYAIADAQFFLSQREQSTHLSEPSRSRPNGDRVAATQSNIASAEAPQGPVSTPRYRSVALPTLQVPTYAGDLRQWQEFWDHYSATIHNNIELPPIEKFKYLLTYLRGAAKRAIEGIRLADNNYDIAVKTLKERFGRQELLVNEHIDQLLALSPVRSSKEVEKLRMLHDAVRFRVSALEGLGVPPDQYTVVLNRVLMRCLPEDLAILYRQKKKEESTQDGDASAEHTTPGARTHKATDIFSFLKIQVEVREEGKQAAPSSHPCHSTMVNDDMNSPTRSAHAIPSASALVATEALQQRTLSCVLCNSRAHSLAECTADMSVEEKKARLRNSRCCYRCGTRNHVAQFCRVSRNLTCNKCRRRHLTVLCELSRAVAMTASPRTTEQLVTPGTTPPTVTTASTGEKGAKSVLLQTGRVWAGSGPRRLLVRVMLDSGSQRSFIRTDVAKRLRCRALGIEELSLMTFGNAKLRHQFRCQRVSVTLRGRFNNSTVTLEALEVPEVCSATSPPLDTEVLELLCARKHDAADLFDPETWHPDDISILIGSDAYWKFATGSIDRLSEGLTVVETSFGWTVQGTSSPHEAATTCALLMSAGVECDESARWRLGTISIDNWMPKKTQELDMLEHCLSRHAGCYQEPSMMPEPRIPDDSLPTRNDDCFNLLVGGANSPAVLPVVSSSLDAPPEHEDLEKVDCLEELEEVVTEQREESVDKEEKALLLPREEKWRVPKTKSKQYCHHVVKHPIQKLYTLEAAE, encoded by the coding sequence ATGACTTCGGCCGAGCGTCTTCAGAAGGTGCGTGGgactgtcagggccagcgtctcacgaaatattacgctcctgacagggCTACTGCAGGACCCTGACACCGAGGCGCGCGAGGTCAACAGGCAAGTCGCCGTTTTGAAGGCTAAGGAAATTGAACTCCGCCAGATAGACAAGGACGTTCTCGACCTCACGGAAGATGAAGCTATTGAAGCCGAAGTCGAGGGTGCAACTGACTACCACGATAAGATTCTGTACGCGATAGCTGACGCGCAGTTCTTCTTGTCTCAGCGAGAACAGTCGACTCATCTCAGCGAACCGTCTAGGAGTCGACCCAATGGCGACCGTGTAGCAGCCACCCAGAGCAACATCGCATCTGCTGAGGCACCGCAAGGACCAGTCAGTACGCCACGTTACCGGTCGGTCGCACTTCCGACGCTTCAAGTCCCGACGTATGCCGGCGATTTACGTCAGTGGCAAGAATTCTGGGACCACTACAGCGCCACCATTCACAATAATATCGAACTGCCACCGATCGAGAAATTCAAGTATTTACTGACATACCTGAGGGGAGCAGCCAAGCGAGCGATCGAAGGCATCAGGCTGGCCGACAACAACTACGACATTGCTGTGAAGACATTGAAAGAGCGCTTCGGTCGACAAGAACTTCTAGTGaacgagcacatcgaccagcTTCTTGCACTGTCCCCGGTAAGGAGTtccaaggaagtggagaagcttcGGATGTTGCATGACGCCGTGCGTTTCCGCGTAAGTGCGCTCGAAGGCCTGGGTGTACCACCTGATCAGTACACTGTGGTGCTTAATCGCGTCCTGATGAGGTGCTTGCCAGAAGACTTGGCTATATTGTAccgacaaaagaagaaagaggagAGCACCCAGGATGGTGACGCATCAGCTGAGCACACAACCCCTGGAGCAAGAACGCACAAGGCGACCGACATTTTCTCTTTTTTGAAAATCCAGGTCGAAGTGCGCGAAGAAGGAAAGCAAGCAGCGCCGTCGTCGCATCCTTGCCACTCGACCATGGTAAATGATGACATGAATTCGCCGACGAGATCTGCACATGCCATTCCATCAGCATCTGCGCTGGTTGCGACGGAGGCCCTACAGCAGCGCACTCTGTCTTGCGTACTGTGcaacagcagagctcacagcctcGCAGAATGCACAGCTGACATGTCTGTCGAAGAGAAAAAAGCCAGGTTGCGCAACTCTCGTTGCTGCTACAGGTGCGGAACGCGCAATCATGTCGCGCAATTTTGCCGAGTTTCCCGGAATCTCACGTGTAAcaagtgccgacgccgacacctaacGGTCCTCTGCGAATTGTCACGCGCTGTCGCAATGACCGCTTCTCCAAGAACGACTGAGCAGCTGGTTACGCCTGGCACTACTCCACCGACAGTAACCACGGCCTCAACTGGTGAAAAGGGAGCCAAGTCAGTGCTGCTTCAGACAGGTCGTGTTTGGGCGGGGAGCGGACCACGACGACTCCTGGTGCGTGTGATGCTggacagcggcagccagcgttcgtTTATCCGCACCGATGTTGCAAAGAGATTGCGGTGTAGAGCCCTTGGCATCGAAGAGCTATCATTGATGACGTTCGGAAATGCAAAGCTGCGGCATCAATTTCGCTGTCAACGCGTTTCCGTCACGCTGCGTGGACGATTCAACAACAGCACCGTTACGTTGGAAGCACTAGAGGTACCTGAAGTATGCTCCGCGACAAGTCCACCGCTGGACACTGAAGTGCTCGAGCTGTTGTGCGCCAGGAAACACGATGCTGCGGATCTGTTCGATCCAGAGACTTGGCacccagatgacatcagcatattGATTGGCTCAGACGCTTACTGGAAGTTTGCCACCGGAAGCATCGATCGCCTCAGCGAGGGACTCACTGTGGTCGAAACGTCTTTTGGGTGGACCGTACAGGGAACAAGCTCACCTCACGAGGCTGCAACGACTTGTGCCCTCCTCATGTCAGCTGGTGTGGAGTGCGACGAATCGGCTAGGTGGCGCCTCGGCACGATTAGTATTGACAACTGGAtgccaaagaaaacacaagaactCGATATGTTAGAGCATTGTCTGAGCAGACATGCTGGATGTTACCAAGAGCCTTCCATGATGCCGGAGCCTCGTATCCCTGACGATAGCTTGCCCACCCGCAACGACGACTGCTTCAATCTGCTGGTCGGCGGAGCTAATAGTCCCGCGGTGCTTCCTGTGGTATCCTCGTCGTTGGACGCACCGCCTGAACATGAGGACTTGGAGAAAGTGGACTGCTTAGAGGAACTGGAGGAGGTTGTGACTGAGCAAAGGGAGGAGAGCGTAGACAAGGAAGagaaagcgctgcttctgcctcgAGAAGAGAAGTGGAGGGTCCCGAAAACGAAGTCGAAGCAATACTGCCACCACGTGGTGAAGCACCCGATACAAAAGTTGTATACATTGGAAGCAGCGGAGTGA